Proteins encoded in a region of the Flavobacterium sp. PMTSA4 genome:
- a CDS encoding efflux RND transporter permease subunit — MFNKFLKRPVLAISISVAIIFLGLLAIVTRPISQFPEIAPPRVNIFIAYPGASSQVLVESTLIPLERALNGVQGMQYITSDATSAGEATVQIIFEAGTDPNAAVVNVKTRVDAIMNNLPPLVQREGIIITPIQPSMLMYVNLYSKDKNADEKFLYNYASVNVIPELQRISGMGRAQILGSRTYAMRVWLKPDRMQAYKVSAEEVLKAMEEQSLIGRPGRLGQASGKTAQSLEFTLTYKGRFNKPEEYENIIIKANPDGELLRLKDIADVELGSEFFDIYSNKDGYPSASIVLKQNFGTNASAVIASTKEKLEELKKSFPPGMEYEINYDVSKFVNASIEKVTHTLIEAFILVALVVFIFLGDWRSTLIPIIAVPVSLIGAFIFMQLFGLTINLITLFALVLAIGIVVDNAIVVVEAVHAKMEEDAHITPFGAVKKVLGEISGAVIAITLVMTAVFIPIAFMTGPVGVFYRQFSITMASSIVLSGIEALTLTPVLCAMILRNTHGQKKKKAPITKFIDWLNGKFEKLTGRYTNLLEKIVTRRTVTFGILVLFVLGIVIFNKNVPGGFIPNEEQGQIYAIIQTPPGSTLERTNAVSKELQKIAEEIDDIQSVTSLAGYEILTEGRGSNAGTCLINLKDWEHRKHSVKEIIEKLEEESQNLGAVVEFFEPPAVPGYGSSDGFSLRLLDKNSTIDYQDFDKVNKQFMEALKKRKELSGLFTFYAANYPQYELIIDNEKAMQKGVSIGAAIENLNILIGSTYEQGFTRFNAFYKVYTQSGPDYRRLPSDILKLYVKNEAGEMVPYSAFVTMKKTQGPNEITRYNLYTSSAIRGVPSKGYTTGNAIEAIQEVAKETLPKGYDIAWEGLSLDEAHRGNEALYIFAIVLVFVYLVLASQYESFIIPIAVLLSLIPGVFGSYALLELMGLSNDVYAQIGMIMLIGLLGKNAVLIVEFAVQKNEQGLSIKDAVIESAKARFRPILMTSFAFIAGLIPLVRATGAGAVGNRTIGSSAMGGMLFGTIFGVLLIPGLYYFFAKMVDGKKLIQGQDQNPLTEDYVTNTTKASLLKKIQKMSLLLQAAKRKRNEK, encoded by the coding sequence ATGTTTAACAAGTTTTTAAAAAGACCTGTATTGGCTATTTCCATATCGGTCGCAATCATATTCTTAGGGTTGTTAGCCATAGTAACACGTCCGATATCGCAGTTTCCAGAAATTGCACCACCACGTGTTAATATTTTTATCGCCTATCCTGGAGCGAGTTCTCAGGTATTAGTAGAATCTACCTTAATTCCGTTGGAGCGTGCGCTTAATGGTGTTCAAGGAATGCAATATATCACTTCGGATGCAACAAGTGCTGGTGAAGCCACCGTTCAAATTATTTTTGAAGCAGGAACCGACCCGAATGCTGCTGTTGTAAACGTTAAAACCAGAGTGGATGCGATTATGAATAACCTTCCTCCGCTAGTGCAACGTGAAGGAATCATCATTACGCCTATTCAGCCGAGTATGTTGATGTATGTTAACCTGTATAGTAAAGACAAAAATGCGGATGAGAAGTTTTTGTATAACTATGCGAGTGTGAATGTAATACCGGAGTTGCAACGTATCAGTGGAATGGGACGTGCGCAGATATTGGGAAGTAGAACTTATGCGATGAGAGTTTGGTTGAAACCAGACAGAATGCAAGCTTATAAAGTATCAGCTGAAGAAGTGCTGAAAGCTATGGAAGAGCAAAGTTTGATTGGTCGCCCAGGACGTTTAGGACAAGCTTCTGGTAAAACGGCTCAATCTTTAGAGTTTACTTTGACGTATAAAGGAAGGTTCAACAAACCCGAAGAATACGAAAACATTATTATCAAAGCCAATCCGGATGGAGAATTGCTTCGACTAAAAGACATAGCCGATGTAGAATTGGGTAGTGAGTTTTTTGATATTTACTCGAATAAAGATGGTTATCCGTCGGCTTCTATCGTTTTGAAACAAAACTTTGGAACCAATGCGAGTGCTGTAATTGCTTCGACCAAAGAGAAACTTGAAGAGTTGAAAAAGAGTTTCCCACCGGGAATGGAATATGAAATTAACTATGACGTATCGAAATTCGTAAATGCTTCCATAGAAAAAGTTACGCATACACTGATTGAAGCCTTTATACTGGTAGCATTGGTGGTATTCATTTTCTTAGGCGATTGGCGTTCTACGCTTATCCCAATTATTGCAGTACCAGTATCGCTGATTGGAGCTTTCATTTTTATGCAGCTCTTTGGACTGACCATTAACCTTATCACACTGTTTGCCTTAGTACTTGCGATTGGTATTGTGGTAGATAATGCGATAGTCGTCGTGGAAGCCGTGCATGCCAAGATGGAAGAAGATGCGCACATTACTCCTTTTGGAGCGGTTAAAAAAGTATTAGGCGAAATTAGTGGTGCCGTAATTGCAATTACTTTAGTAATGACCGCAGTATTTATCCCTATTGCTTTTATGACTGGACCTGTGGGTGTTTTTTACCGACAGTTCTCTATCACGATGGCAAGTTCGATTGTGTTGTCGGGTATTGAAGCTTTAACGCTTACGCCTGTATTGTGTGCGATGATTTTGAGAAATACTCATGGTCAGAAGAAGAAGAAAGCTCCTATTACAAAATTCATTGACTGGCTTAACGGCAAGTTTGAAAAACTAACTGGAAGATATACTAATTTGTTAGAGAAAATTGTAACCCGAAGAACAGTTACTTTTGGAATATTGGTATTGTTTGTACTAGGTATTGTAATTTTCAATAAAAATGTTCCTGGAGGTTTTATCCCTAATGAAGAGCAAGGACAAATTTATGCCATCATTCAAACACCACCAGGAAGTACGCTGGAAAGAACAAATGCTGTATCGAAAGAATTACAGAAAATAGCAGAGGAAATTGACGATATTCAATCGGTTACTTCTTTAGCGGGTTATGAGATATTGACTGAAGGTAGAGGTTCGAATGCAGGAACTTGTTTGATTAACCTAAAAGACTGGGAACACCGCAAACATTCTGTAAAAGAAATTATTGAGAAACTTGAAGAAGAGTCACAAAATTTAGGAGCTGTTGTTGAGTTTTTTGAGCCACCAGCGGTACCAGGATATGGTTCATCGGATGGATTTTCGCTTCGTTTACTGGATAAAAACAGTACAATAGATTATCAAGATTTTGATAAAGTGAACAAACAGTTCATGGAAGCATTAAAGAAACGAAAAGAACTGTCAGGTTTATTTACTTTTTATGCTGCCAATTATCCGCAATATGAGTTGATTATTGACAATGAAAAAGCCATGCAAAAAGGTGTTTCTATTGGTGCTGCTATTGAGAATTTAAATATTTTGATTGGTAGTACGTATGAACAAGGATTTACTAGATTCAATGCTTTCTACAAAGTTTACACGCAATCAGGACCAGATTATAGAAGATTACCTAGTGACATTTTGAAACTTTATGTTAAAAATGAAGCGGGTGAAATGGTTCCTTACTCAGCATTTGTGACCATGAAGAAAACGCAAGGACCAAATGAAATTACCCGATACAACTTATATACTTCTTCGGCAATCCGTGGTGTTCCTTCGAAAGGATATACAACAGGAAACGCTATTGAAGCGATACAAGAAGTTGCTAAAGAAACTTTGCCTAAAGGATATGACATTGCCTGGGAAGGACTTTCATTAGACGAAGCACACCGAGGTAATGAAGCGCTTTACATTTTTGCTATTGTATTGGTGTTTGTATATCTAGTATTAGCATCGCAATACGAGAGTTTTATTATTCCTATAGCTGTATTACTTTCTTTAATTCCTGGTGTTTTTGGTTCGTATGCGTTACTAGAACTTATGGGATTATCGAATGACGTTTATGCTCAAATTGGAATGATTATGTTGATAGGTTTGCTGGGTAAAAATGCCGTATTGATTGTGGAATTTGCCGTTCAGAAAAACGAACAAGGTTTATCTATAAAAGATGCCGTAATTGAAAGTGCTAAAGCGCGTTTCAGACCAATCTTGATGACTTCATTTGCCTTTATTGCCGGATTAATTCCGTTGGTTAGAGCTACTGGCGCAGGTGCTGTTGGAAACCGAACTATTGGTTCTTCAGCTATGGGTGGAATGTTGTTCGGGACTATATTTGGCGTACTACTAATTCCTGGATTGTATTATTTCTTTGCCAAAATGGTTGATGGTAAAAAATTAATTCAAGGTCAGGATCAAAACCCTTTAACTGAAGATTATGTTACTAATACCACTAAAGCTTCATTACTTAAAAAGATTCAAAAAATGAGTTTGTTACTGCAAGCAGCAAAAAGAAAAAGAAATGAAAAATAA